The Haloarchaeobius litoreus DNA window AGCTCCTGCCCGGCACGCGGAGCGTGACGAACCGCCGTGGTCCGGTCGCGGGGTTCGACGTCGGGTCCTCGAGGTCGAGCAGCGCCGCCCCCGCGCGTTCGAGGGTCGTCAGGTCGGTCGCGACGACGCGGTCGCTCCGGTACTCGCGGGCGTCGGCCGCGGCAGGGGCGGCCACGGCGAACAGCGCGAGCGTGACGGCGACCGCGAGGACGACGCGCATCACAGCAGGTCACGGAGGCGGGAGAGCAGCCCGGGACTCGCGTCGGTGTCGTCCTCGCTCTCGAAGCGCGGGGCAGGGGAGGTCGGCCAGCCGGCGTCGAGCGTCCGGTCACGGCGCTCGTCGGCCAGCCGGTCGTCGTCGCGTCGGCCGCCGCTGCGGTGGCCATCGTCGCGTCGGCCGTCGCAGTGCGGGCACTGCTCGTCGTGACCGGCGTTGCGGCGTCCGTTGAGTGGTGCCGGGTCCGTTTCGAGCTCGTCGACACGGTCCTCCAGCGACTCGACCGCGGCGAGGGCGGCGTCGGCGCGCTCCTCGACGCGTTCGTCGACCGACCGGACCTTGCCGGCGTAGCCCCGGAGCGCCTGGACGGCGGCTTCGAGCTGCGCGAGCGTCGTCTCGGCGTCGTCGAGGCGGGATTCGAGCGCGTCCAGCCGGCCGTCCTCCCGCTCGCCGTGGTGCGGGGGAGACTGGTGGCCGGTGTTCGGTTCGTCGGTCGTCGTCGTCACGGTCGCGGCGCGGTCGGCCGACCCGTCCAGTGCGCGTTCGACGGCGCGGAGTCTGTCGTCGAGAGCGTCGGGCATGGCCACTCTGGGCGCGTCATCCGACAAAAACGATTGGTCGGAACGTTTACCCACCTCGTCCTCCGACGTTCGGGACATGAAGGTCGTCCTGATTGGTGTCGGCCAGGCCGGCGGAAAGCTCACCCAGGCCCTGGCCGAGTTCGACTACGAGATGGACTTCGACGCCGTCCGCGGCGCGCTCGCGGTGAACACGGCGAAGACGGACCTGCAGACTCTCGACATCGAGACGCAGCTCATCGGCCAGGACCGCGTGCGCGGCCACGGCGTCGGTGGCGACAACGAGCTCGGTGCCGAGGTGATGCAGGAGGACGCCGTCGAGGTGATGGACGGCCTCGACGGGAAGATCACCGCGGAGGCGGAGGCCATCTTCGTCGTCGCCGGCCTCGGCGGCGGCACCGGCTCCGGCGGCGCGCCCGTCCTCGTCCGCGAGCTGAAGCGCGTCTACGACGTGCCCGTCTACACGCTCGGCATCCTCCCCGGTCGCGGCGAGGGTTCGATGTACCAGGCCAACGCCGGTCGCTCCCTGAAGACCGTCGTGCGGGAGGCCGACTCGACCATCCTCGTCGACAACGACGCCTGGCACGACGCCGGCGAGTCCGTCGAGGCCGCCTTCGACACCATCAACCGGAACATCGCCCAGCGCATCGGGCTGCTCCTCGCCTCCGGCGAGAACGTCGAGGGCGTCGGCGAGTCGGTGGTCGACTCCTCGGAGATCATCAACACGCTCCGCGAGGGCGGCATCGCCTGCCTCGGCTACGCCAGCGCGGCCGGCGGCGAGACGGCCGAGGACAACATCAACGCGGTCACCAGCATCACGCGCTCGGCCCTGTTCACCGGCACGAGCCTCCCCGATGCGGTGACGGCCGACGCCGCCCTCCTCGTCGTCGCGGGCCGGCCGGACGCCATCCCGCGCAAGGGCGTCGAGCGAGCGCGTAGCTGGGTCGAGGACCAGACCGGCAGCCTCCAGGTCCGCGGCGGCGACTTCCCGCTCGACTCCGACCGCATCGCCGCGCTGGTGCTGCTCGGCGGCGTCGAGCGGTCGCCCCGCATCGACGAGTTCATGGAGCGAGCCAGGCAGGCCCAGGAGGAACAGGAGCAGGTCGACCACACGGCGAACTTCCAGAACGACGAGCTCGACGACCTGTTCTGAGCTACTCGCGTTCGAGTTCGGGGTCGTCGTCGGCCCGGTCCGTTGTCTTCGACGACCGTTCGAGGCGGGCACGGGCGTCCTCCAGCGTCTCCGTCTCCAGCAGGTGTTCGAGCTTCTGTTCGAACTGTTCCTCCGAGAGCTCGCCCTGCGCGTACCGCTCCCGCAGGGTTTCGAGCGCGTCGCGCTTCGAATCGGGGACGCGGTCCCCGGTCCGTCCCGTCGACGCGTCGTCCATCCGCCGGTCCGTCTCGTCGAGCACGTCGTCGTCGCCGTCGTCGTCGAACAGGATGGCCACGATGGGGAGGACGACGGCGTAGCCGATGACGAAGATGAGCCACCAGTTCGGTACGCCCAGAAAGAGGCCGAGCAGGCCCGCACCGAGGACGAGCAGCGAGGTTATCGCGGAGGCCTTCCCCTGGGAGTCACCGTCGTCACCCGGTGTCATGGCTCGTCGTTCGTGCAATCGTCGCAAAAACGTTCCGACAGGACTCAGGCGAGCGAGCCGCCGTCGAACTCGGTGCGCTCGTAGTCGACGTCCATCAGATCGAGGATGGTCGGGGTCAGGTCGTAGAGGTCCGCGTCGGTGATGTTCACGTCGGGGTCGTCGACGAACAGCGCGGCGTTGTCGAAGCTGTGCATCCCGTTGCGTGCCTCCTTGCCGAACACGTCGTCGTGGCCCTTGAAGCCGGCCTTGAGGTCGAAGCCGTGGTTCGGGATGACGACGAGGTCGGGCGCGATGTCGTCGTGGTCGCCGCGGAATGCCCCCTCCTTCTCGACGACGCGGTCGGCGACCGGGTCTCCGTTCGGCCCCTCCAGGGCCTCGAGTTTCGCCTTGAGTTCGTCGCGCACGGCTTCGTACTCGTCTTCAGGGACGCTGCCGCGGGGTTCGCGCCCTTCGAGGTTGAGGTAGACCCGGCCCGGGATGAACGAGTACGCGCGCGTCTCGTCACTGATGTCACCGAGCTCGCTGGGCTCGTCGCTGTCGAAGGAGAGCCAGCCCTCGCGGCGGAGCCACTCGTTGAGGTGTACCTCGTGGTCGAGCGTGGTGAACCCGTGGTCGGAGGCGACGAGCATCGTCACGTCGTCGGGGAGCGCCTCGTGGAGCTTCCCGATGTACTCGTCGACCTTGCGGTAGAAATCGAGGAACTCCTCCCTGTACTCGCCGTCGCGCTCGTAGTGCTCGAACAGGAAGTGGTTGACCCGGTCGGTCGTCATGAACACGCCGAAGAAGAGGTCCCAGTCGTCCTTCTCGACGTAGTGCTCGAACGCCTGGAAGCGCTTCTCGAGCGTCTCGTGGGCGTTCTCGATGAACGCCGACTTGTCGTCCTCGTGGCCGAGCTTGGCGTTCACGTCGAGGTTGTAGTCGATGGAGTCGAGGTAGTCCTGGAGCTCTTCGGGCTGTGCAGCCTTCGTCATGTCGTCGACGGAGAGGAAGCCGGAGACCTGTCGCTGGACGTTGCGCTGGGGCGGGAACGTCACCGGGACGTTCAGCACGGTCGCGTCGCGGCCGTCCTCCTGCACGCGGTCCCAGAGCCGTTTCGCCTGCACGTCGTCGCCCATCGGTACGTACGTGTCGTAGGTGCCAGTCTCGCGGTCCTGGAAGCCGTATACCCCCGTCTCACCCGGGTTGACGCCGGTGGTCAGCGACGGCCAGCACGCGCTGGACTCCGGCGGAACGATGCTCTCGATCGCCGCGGCGTTGCCCTCGCGAGCGATCCGGTTGAGGTTCGGGAACACGTCCGCGTTGCCAGTGACGAGGCTGTACGGCACCCCGTCGATACCGAAGAAGGCGACGCGTGGCGCGTCGTCACCGCGTAACCTATCGAAGAGACCCATACCTGCCCGTACTGGAGATGGATACAAGAAGCTTCTTTTCACCTGCAGCGCCACCGGCCCTCGTCGATGGCGGCAAGAACGGCTACCGGTCCTCCCGCTCGAAGTTCGTCGGGACGACGGTGACGTGCGAGATGCCGACCGTGGGACGGTCGTCCTCGGCCTCGTGACGGTCGGTCGTGCGGGTCTTGGTGTTGGTAGCCATCACGGGTGGAGGTACGGACGCAGCCCGGATAAGATTACCCATGCTCATAATTCATCGTACGGTCGGCCCGCATAACCGGTGCGTATCCCGGGGAGCCGCGTCGCTGCGCGGGTGCACGATGTCGTCGAGGAAACGGAGAACTGCGGGTCGTGACGGCGTTACTGGAACTCGTCCTCGTAGAGGTCCATCGCGTGCTCGATGGCCTGCTTCGCCGCGGCCTTGTCCTCCCAGCCGAGGGTCTCGACTTCCTTGCCCTTCTCGAGGTTCTTGTAGGTCGCGAAGAACTCGTCTATCTCGTCACGCTGCTGCTGCGGGATGTCCTCCAGGTCCTCGATGTGGTCGTACCGCGGGTCCTCGATGGGGACGGCGATGACCTTGTCGTCCTGCTCTCCGTCGTCGTCCATCTTCATGAGGGCGACGGGGCGCGCCTCGATGATGCAGCCGGGGAACGTCTGGTCCTCGACGAGCACGAGTACGTCGAAGGGGTCCTCGTCGTCGTAGTACGACTGCGGGAGGAAGCCGTAGTCCGAGGGGTAGTGGACGTTGCTGTGGAGCACACGGTCCAGCACGACACCGGGCACGTCCTTGTCGTACTCGTACTTGTTGCGCTCGCCCTTGAGGCACTCGACGACCGCGTAGATCTCTTCCGGCGGGTTCGGACCCGTCTCGAGGTCTTCCCAGAGGTTCGTCATACGTTCCGGCGTGGGACTGGCCGGGGCAAAGTCCTTTCGTCTCGGCTGCATGACTCCGTTTCGCACGGTTTCGGCCGAATCGTGCGTCTCCCTCACAGACCGCTCCCCGCGGTTCACCCGCCGACCCGAACTGGTCACCGTCTGGTTTTTTACCCTGTCCAACTACCTGTACAGAGAACTGGATACAACGAATAGTTGAGAAGTGTTAAATAGCTCGATGACATTTATGTAACCATGTCAGAGGCACAAACAGTCACCGGCAAGCAGGGCATTGCACGCGAACTCACCGCGTTCCAGCACAATATCCTCGTGATTCTGGCCAAAGAGCCCATGTACGGGCTCGCTATCAAGCGGGAGCTGGAGGAGTACTACGGCACCGAGGTCAACCACGGCCGTCTGTACCCCAACCTGGACGAACTGGTCGGGCTCGGGCTCATCGACAAGAGCGAGCTGGACAAGCGCACGAACCAGTACGAGCTGACCGACGACGGCTACGCCGCCGTCATGGACCAGGTCGAGTGGACGCTCGAGAACATCGCGACCGACGAGGAGCGCGCAGACGACGTCCGGGCCATCCTCGAGTAACGACCCAGCTGCGGTAACCCGAATTACGGTCGACGCAGGAGGCGGACTACGACCCGGGCACCCGCTCTCCTGCCGTCTCGTACACCAGTTCGAGCGACTGCTCTACGACAGCGGTCTGCTCGTCGCTCGGCCACGCGTTGCGTGGGTAGTACTCCTCGATGAACTCCTCCATCTCGCCCGCGGTGAGTGACTCGACGGGCTTCGCGTAGTGGTTCCCGGCGAAGTCGGCGAACGCGGTCGCGTTCCTGGCGTGCACCTCGCCGTGCTCCTCGCGGACCTGTTCGACGAGTTCCCGGTTGTGCTCGTCCACCGCGCGCCACTCGTCGGGGTCGCCGGGGCCGGAGAGGGGTACCTCCACCGCGCGCGAGGTGTCCTCGATGCGGTCCATCTGCACGACGCCGTCCTCCAGCCACTCCTGCGGATAGCAGACCAGCGTCGCTTCGTCCTCGCTCCGGACGCGCGCGGCGTATCCGTGCTCGCCGACGAGGTCGGCACGCCGCTCCCGGTACGCCTCGCCCTCGGCGTCGTCGACGGTCTCACGCGCGAGCCGGGACAGCCGCTCGGCCTCGTCGACGACTGACTGTGGGAGCTCGTTCTCGCCCTGCTCGTCCGCCGCTGTGTCATCGTTCGAAGTGTTATATTTCCCTGACATTGACACGTCTTCTCAGGCCTCGTCGAGTGCCTCGTTTGCCAGTTCGTCCGCACGTTCGTTAATCTCTCGGGGCACGTGGCTGATGGCCCACGAGTCGAAGTTCGACAGCAGTTCGCGGACGGTGACGCGTTTCTCGCGCAGCGTGGGATCGTTCGTGTCGTACTCCCCGCGCACCTGCTTGACGATGAGTTCGGAGTCGCCGCGTATCTCGACCTCGTCGTAGCCGTAGTCGACGGCCACCTCGAGCACGCGCAGGAGCGCCTCGTACTCGGCCTGGTTGTTCGTCGCGTTCCCGATGCGCTCGCCGCCTTCGGCGACGATGCCGTCGCTCGTGACGACGACCCACCCGATGGCGGCGGGCCCGGGGTTCCCCCGCGACGCACCGTCGAAGTAGCAGTGCGCGCGGCCGCTCCCCTCGCGGAGGAGCGCCTCGATGTCGGCGGGGCGCGCACCCTGGACGACGACCTTCTCGTCGTAGGCGACCGCGGAGGCGTCCCCGTACTCCGCTCGCCA harbors:
- a CDS encoding DUF7310 family coiled-coil domain-containing protein; amino-acid sequence: MPDALDDRLRAVERALDGSADRAATVTTTTDEPNTGHQSPPHHGEREDGRLDALESRLDDAETTLAQLEAAVQALRGYAGKVRSVDERVEERADAALAAVESLEDRVDELETDPAPLNGRRNAGHDEQCPHCDGRRDDGHRSGGRRDDDRLADERRDRTLDAGWPTSPAPRFESEDDTDASPGLLSRLRDLL
- a CDS encoding tubulin/FtsZ family protein; the protein is MKVVLIGVGQAGGKLTQALAEFDYEMDFDAVRGALAVNTAKTDLQTLDIETQLIGQDRVRGHGVGGDNELGAEVMQEDAVEVMDGLDGKITAEAEAIFVVAGLGGGTGSGGAPVLVRELKRVYDVPVYTLGILPGRGEGSMYQANAGRSLKTVVREADSTILVDNDAWHDAGESVEAAFDTINRNIAQRIGLLLASGENVEGVGESVVDSSEIINTLREGGIACLGYASAAGGETAEDNINAVTSITRSALFTGTSLPDAVTADAALLVVAGRPDAIPRKGVERARSWVEDQTGSLQVRGGDFPLDSDRIAALVLLGGVERSPRIDEFMERARQAQEEQEQVDHTANFQNDELDDLF
- a CDS encoding SHOCT domain-containing protein, whose amino-acid sequence is MTPGDDGDSQGKASAITSLLVLGAGLLGLFLGVPNWWLIFVIGYAVVLPIVAILFDDDGDDDVLDETDRRMDDASTGRTGDRVPDSKRDALETLRERYAQGELSEEQFEQKLEHLLETETLEDARARLERSSKTTDRADDDPELERE
- a CDS encoding alkaline phosphatase family protein — its product is MGLFDRLRGDDAPRVAFFGIDGVPYSLVTGNADVFPNLNRIAREGNAAAIESIVPPESSACWPSLTTGVNPGETGVYGFQDRETGTYDTYVPMGDDVQAKRLWDRVQEDGRDATVLNVPVTFPPQRNVQRQVSGFLSVDDMTKAAQPEELQDYLDSIDYNLDVNAKLGHEDDKSAFIENAHETLEKRFQAFEHYVEKDDWDLFFGVFMTTDRVNHFLFEHYERDGEYREEFLDFYRKVDEYIGKLHEALPDDVTMLVASDHGFTTLDHEVHLNEWLRREGWLSFDSDEPSELGDISDETRAYSFIPGRVYLNLEGREPRGSVPEDEYEAVRDELKAKLEALEGPNGDPVADRVVEKEGAFRGDHDDIAPDLVVIPNHGFDLKAGFKGHDDVFGKEARNGMHSFDNAALFVDDPDVNITDADLYDLTPTILDLMDVDYERTEFDGGSLA
- a CDS encoding inorganic diphosphatase, yielding MTNLWEDLETGPNPPEEIYAVVECLKGERNKYEYDKDVPGVVLDRVLHSNVHYPSDYGFLPQSYYDDEDPFDVLVLVEDQTFPGCIIEARPVALMKMDDDGEQDDKVIAVPIEDPRYDHIEDLEDIPQQQRDEIDEFFATYKNLEKGKEVETLGWEDKAAAKQAIEHAMDLYEDEFQ
- a CDS encoding PadR family transcriptional regulator; protein product: MSEAQTVTGKQGIARELTAFQHNILVILAKEPMYGLAIKRELEEYYGTEVNHGRLYPNLDELVGLGLIDKSELDKRTNQYELTDDGYAAVMDQVEWTLENIATDEERADDVRAILE
- a CDS encoding DUF7108 family protein → MSGKYNTSNDDTAADEQGENELPQSVVDEAERLSRLARETVDDAEGEAYRERRADLVGEHGYAARVRSEDEATLVCYPQEWLEDGVVQMDRIEDTSRAVEVPLSGPGDPDEWRAVDEHNRELVEQVREEHGEVHARNATAFADFAGNHYAKPVESLTAGEMEEFIEEYYPRNAWPSDEQTAVVEQSLELVYETAGERVPGS
- the rnhA gene encoding ribonuclease HI; this encodes MPVIECDVEEARATLEAAGATITGGNTDHERWRAEYGDASAVAYDEKVVVQGARPADIEALLREGSGRAHCYFDGASRGNPGPAAIGWVVVTSDGIVAEGGERIGNATNNQAEYEALLRVLEVAVDYGYDEVEIRGDSELIVKQVRGEYDTNDPTLREKRVTVRELLSNFDSWAISHVPREINERADELANEALDEA